DNA sequence from the bacterium genome:
CGCCGTCTCGGCCCGGTCGTACTGGCGGCGCGCCAGGTAGATGTCGCCGAGGGCGCGCAGCGAGGCGGGCACCGCGTCGGCGTCGACCGCCACCGCTTTCTCGTAGGCGGCGATCGCGGCATCGGTGTCGCCGGCATCGGCGCGCGCCGCGCCGTAGTTGTGATAGGCGATCGCCAGCGCGCTGCGGCGCACGTCGCCGAGCCACGCCGGATCGTGCGTCAGCAGCAACGCCAGCCCGCCGACCGCCGCGCCGGCGAGGCCGGCGCGGCTCCAGTCGCCGGCGGCGGCGGTGCGGCGCAGCCAGCCGATGCCGCCGGCGGCCAGCACCGCCAGCGGCGGCGCGAGCGGGGCGCGAAAGCGGGCGAGGACGAAGAAGCCGATCACCGCCAGGCAGTAGAGCGCCGCCGTCGCCGCCAGCACGCGCACCGGCCGCCGCCGCCAGCCGACGACCGCGCCGAGCAGCGCCAGCGGCGCCAGCAGGCCCATCCACAGCACCGGCAGATGGAGCACCGGCGAGACGTCCGCGACCACCTCGATGTGGTCGTTGTCGGGCGTCTCGTACTGGTGCCAGAACAGGTACAGCTTGCGCAGCGTGCGCGTCGCCGCCGCGGCGGGATCGGCGCCCACCGCGGCGAGGCCCTGGCCGAGCCAGTAGGCGGACGTCGCGGACGGGTCGAGCGCCGTGCCGGTACGCCGCCGCGCCTCGGCGTGGAAGTCGCTCTCCTCGTAGCGCGGATCGGGACGGACGAAGGGCGGCGGCGTGTAGACGCCGAGCGTGTTCTCCGCCTGCTGGCCGATGTAGAAGTTCTGCCCCGCGTTGGCGGTGGTGAGCACGAAGCGGCCGCCGGCGGCGAGGTTGTGCAGCGTCGCCAGCGCGATCACCGCCAGCGCGCCGGCGGAGAACGCGGCGACGCGCGGCAGGCTGGCGCGCGCCGCCCGCCAGTCGACCAGGCCGAGCGCGCCGGCCGGCACCAGGATCAGAAGCGTGCCGCGCGCCAGGACGCCGCAGCCGAGGGCGACGCCGGCGGCGAGGGCCGCCCGGGTGCCGCCGGCGAGGTAGCGGTCGAGCGCCAGCGCCAGCAGGAAGACGCCGAGCGCCGTCTTCTCGATCGCCGACTCGTAGTGGACGGCGGGAATGAAGATCGCCAGCAGCAGCGCCGCGAGGGTGGCCAGCGCGGCGTCGCCGTAGGCGCGGCGGGCGATGCGCGCCGCCAGCCAGCAGGTGGCGACGCCGAGCCCAACCTGCAGCAGGCGCACCAGCAGCAGGCTGTGGCCGAACGCCGCGTACACGCCGCCGAGCGCATAGGCGTAGAGCGGGTCGACGAAGAACGGGCCGCCGCCGACCAACTCGCCGCCGGCGATGCGCTGGCCCCACTCGTCGTAGAAGCGGTGGTCGAGTTGCAGGGCGGTCGCGAACGGCGAGCCGCTGATCGCCGCGAAGTGGAACACGCGCAGCGCCGCGGCGAGACCGAGCACGGCGGGCAGGCTCCACGGCGCAGTCAGCAGGCGCTCGAAGGTCCCGGCCGACGCCGCGGCAGCGGCGGGCCCGGGCGCGCTCCCCGGCCTCGGCGCGGACGCAGGCGCCAGACGCGCGGCGGCGCGACGTTCGCGACGGCGGGCGGACACACTCGCTGACTAGCCACAGCCGGCGCGGAAACACCACCGGGGAACGGCAGGGCAGCGCCGCCGCGTCCCGGCGCCGCGGCCTCAGACGGCGGGCACCTTCATGCCCCGCTGCACGGCCGGCCGCTCCCCCACCCGCTCGAGCCACGCGCCGACGTGCGCCATCGGCCCGCACTGCTCGGGGGGCAGCGCCTTCAGCAGCGGCCAGGCGCTGACCACCCAGGGATAAGTCGCCATGTCGGCGATGGTGTAGTCGCCGGCGAGGTAGTCGTGCTCGCCGAGCCGGCGGTCGAGCACCGCCAGCAGGCGCAGCGATTCGTCGAAATAGCGCTTGGTGGCGTACGGGATGGGCTCCGGCGCCTGGGTGGCGAAGTGGTTCGCCTGCCCGAGCATCGGTCCGATCCCCGCCATCTGGAACATCAGCCACTGCACGGCGCGGCTGCGCGCCCGCACCTCGCCGGGAAGGAACCGACCGGTCTTCTCGGCCAGGTAGATGAGGATGGCGCCCGACTCGAAGACCGTCAGCGGCCCGTCCGGCAGATCGTGGTCGACGATCGCCGGGATGCGCTGGTTGGGATTGATGTCGCGGTAGACGTCGCTGTGCTGGTGCCCGGCCCGCAGGTCGATGGCGTGCACCCGATACGGCAGGCCGGTCTCCTCCAGCATGATGGAGACCTTGCGCCCGTTCGGCGTCGTCCAGGTGTAGAGATCGATCATGCGGACCCCCTCCGGCGGCACAGCCTAGCCCGATCCGCGCCGAGCGGGTAGCGGCGGGCGCGCGCCGGAAAGCGGCGTTGAAAGTGCGCCGGCCCTCGCATAGACGTCGGGCGCGCATGGCCAAGAAGGACGAGCATCGCCTGATCGTGCAGCCGGATGACGGCGTCGCGCCGGTGGTCGAGCTGATCGACGGCGCCGCCCGCTCGCTGCGCGTCAAGCAGTTCACCCTCACCGATCCCGACGTCATCGCGGCGATCCAGCGCGCCCACGG
Encoded proteins:
- a CDS encoding tetratricopeptide repeat protein, with product MLGLAAALRVFHFAAISGSPFATALQLDHRFYDEWGQRIAGGELVGGGPFFVDPLYAYALGGVYAAFGHSLLLVRLLQVGLGVATCWLAARIARRAYGDAALATLAALLLAIFIPAVHYESAIEKTALGVFLLALALDRYLAGGTRAALAAGVALGCGVLARGTLLILVPAGALGLVDWRAARASLPRVAAFSAGALAVIALATLHNLAAGGRFVLTTANAGQNFYIGQQAENTLGVYTPPPFVRPDPRYEESDFHAEARRRTGTALDPSATSAYWLGQGLAAVGADPAAAATRTLRKLYLFWHQYETPDNDHIEVVADVSPVLHLPVLWMGLLAPLALLGAVVGWRRRPVRVLAATAALYCLAVIGFFVLARFRAPLAPPLAVLAAGGIGWLRRTAAAGDWSRAGLAGAAVGGLALLLTHDPAWLGDVRRSALAIAYHNYGAARADAGDTDAAIAAYEKAVAVDADAVPASLRALGDIYLARRQYDRAETAMRRVLALRPDSRAAQEALARLEKARGGGAASPPAAAAPAPARTPGGPSVGDLYKRVRQLRGEERWAEAIATLEEAIRIGPYNEDAHYLLGSLMEQHAPPEEMVRYWQAAVATDPKPQTAYYFWAVGLERGGDLDGAVAQLRAALEVDPAHEMSELRWAQILEKQGQLEEALAHCRTATTIFPDLKNAHETCARILRALGRAEEANAADERARTSDPNTPRRFVYWARYLHGKGRTAAAIAELERALRIDPTDAEARALVDQIRPAGDAAAVAAPLGPGLDPAARAALVSALHAHPAGTPVWLAVQDGDAGARQLAAALRAAFEEAGWTVRGERGVSFAIRPGVYLFAADAAPPAYVDTVRSALDAAGLAPVFGSDYRAYYDERARANPTFNGFRLDADQTYLIVVGRRPS
- a CDS encoding glutathione S-transferase N-terminal domain-containing protein, producing the protein MIDLYTWTTPNGRKVSIMLEETGLPYRVHAIDLRAGHQHSDVYRDINPNQRIPAIVDHDLPDGPLTVFESGAILIYLAEKTGRFLPGEVRARSRAVQWLMFQMAGIGPMLGQANHFATQAPEPIPYATKRYFDESLRLLAVLDRRLGEHDYLAGDYTIADMATYPWVVSAWPLLKALPPEQCGPMAHVGAWLERVGERPAVQRGMKVPAV